CGAAGGTTTTCAACGATGCTGGCCGACACATCTTCGTCGAAGTAAAGACGCAAGTAAAGCGCCTGCAACTCCGGGTCGCTGCGCTCAGTCATCGGCTGGCATCCGGTTCAACGCAATCGCACGCTCGATCTCGCTCCGGTGGTCGTCATAGTAACCTAGCGCGTCGAAGACCTGCGCCAAACGCAGGTGCGGCAGCTTGCGGGCGATTTCTTCCGGCGCATCACCGAATTTCCAGTACTCGACGATTGCACGTACAGGCGTGCGCGTCC
The DNA window shown above is from Candidatus Amarolinea dominans and carries:
- a CDS encoding DUF433 domain-containing protein, with product MSELVADVQSVVGRLGALENELRQLRNLVSSQWRPTTPATSVDHPYVTRVENILSGEPIIEGTRTPVRAIVEYWKFGDAPEEIARKLPHLRLAQVFDALGYYDDHRSEIERAIALNRMPADD